In Gemmatimonadaceae bacterium, one DNA window encodes the following:
- a CDS encoding TonB-dependent receptor: MPRIPVLALSAAALALPLRAQEPDRRDLPATVITATRLATPLNALTSTVTLLDARDLQSEGLTHVADALRRVPGLVMARQSSFGGPAALFMRGGESDYVRVLVDGIPVNLPGGSLDIGRLTLDDVERIEVLRGPASVLYGSEAVSGVIQIFTRRGNGAARVTAELGAGSYDAQRASLGAGGGSARMGWSLQADRHASDGVLPFNNAYRNDGISGSLSLAPDARTDLRLTTRYNTSMYQYPTNSSGGVDDRNAERTEHRVLAGVELGRRWTDRLDSRVQFTATDLLPRDNDGPDNAADTLGFYGYFARATVKRRLADARSTLRLGAAQFVTLGAEWSRDTEKSASVSLSEFGPFPDAFEAARENTALYAQLQGARERLTYTLGGRLDENTAFGSFRTARIGAGLRLTERLRLRASYGSAFKAPSFFENFATGFTVGNTNLVPEQSRSGDLGLEFGFRNGVGLRITAFQQRFRDLIQYTGAPPAPGDPNYYNIARANAGGVEFEADLPSVAGFATSFSHTWTETRVVDAGFDTGGGANFVEGGSLIRRPTHTTSIAARRALGDRTNLSVTAVRIGEREDRDFSSFPAAPVTLDAVVLLDVATEIRLSLPGVASSRLLLRAENLLDRRYEQVAGFASPGRVFFAGLRLER; the protein is encoded by the coding sequence ATGCCCCGCATCCCAGTCCTTGCCCTGTCCGCAGCCGCCCTCGCGCTCCCACTCCGCGCCCAGGAGCCCGACCGCCGCGACCTCCCCGCAACGGTCATCACCGCCACGCGCCTCGCCACCCCGCTCAACGCCCTCACCTCGACCGTCACGCTGCTCGACGCCCGTGACCTCCAGAGCGAAGGCCTGACACACGTGGCCGACGCCCTGCGCCGCGTCCCGGGCCTGGTGATGGCGCGGCAGTCGAGCTTCGGTGGCCCCGCCGCACTCTTCATGCGGGGCGGCGAATCCGACTACGTGCGCGTGCTGGTTGACGGCATTCCCGTCAACTTGCCTGGCGGCTCGCTCGACATTGGCCGCCTCACGCTCGACGATGTGGAGCGAATCGAGGTGCTGCGCGGCCCGGCCAGCGTGCTTTACGGGTCGGAGGCTGTATCCGGCGTGATCCAGATCTTCACGCGGCGCGGGAATGGCGCGGCACGCGTCACGGCCGAGCTCGGCGCCGGCAGCTACGACGCGCAGCGCGCGTCATTGGGCGCTGGCGGCGGCAGCGCCCGGATGGGTTGGAGCCTGCAGGCGGACCGGCACGCCTCGGACGGCGTGCTGCCCTTCAACAACGCCTATCGCAACGATGGCATCAGCGGCTCGCTGTCGCTTGCGCCGGACGCACGCACCGACTTGCGGTTGACGACGCGCTACAACACCTCGATGTACCAGTATCCCACGAATTCGTCCGGTGGCGTAGACGATCGCAACGCCGAGCGCACGGAGCATCGCGTGCTGGCGGGTGTCGAGCTGGGCCGGCGCTGGACGGACCGCCTCGACTCGCGAGTCCAGTTCACCGCGACCGACCTGCTCCCGCGCGATAACGATGGTCCGGACAACGCGGCCGACACGCTGGGTTTCTACGGATACTTCGCGCGCGCCACGGTGAAGCGACGCTTGGCCGATGCTCGCAGCACGCTGCGTCTGGGTGCAGCGCAGTTCGTCACGCTGGGCGCGGAATGGTCACGCGACACGGAGAAGAGCGCCTCGGTGTCGCTGAGCGAGTTCGGGCCGTTCCCGGACGCCTTCGAGGCGGCGCGTGAGAACACGGCGCTCTACGCGCAGCTGCAAGGAGCGCGCGAGCGTCTCACGTATACGCTTGGCGGACGCCTCGACGAGAACACCGCCTTCGGCTCGTTCCGCACCGCGCGGATTGGCGCAGGACTCCGTCTAACCGAGCGCCTCCGGCTGCGCGCATCCTATGGTTCTGCCTTCAAGGCGCCGAGCTTCTTCGAGAACTTCGCCACGGGCTTCACCGTGGGGAACACGAACCTCGTGCCTGAACAGTCGCGCTCCGGCGATCTCGGCCTCGAGTTCGGCTTCCGGAACGGCGTCGGCCTTCGGATCACGGCATTCCAGCAGCGATTCCGCGACCTGATCCAGTACACGGGTGCGCCGCCGGCACCGGGCGACCCGAACTACTACAACATCGCGCGGGCGAACGCGGGTGGCGTCGAGTTCGAGGCCGACCTGCCATCGGTCGCCGGGTTCGCGACCTCGTTCTCGCACACGTGGACGGAGACGCGGGTAGTCGACGCGGGCTTCGATACCGGAGGCGGTGCGAACTTCGTCGAGGGTGGATCGCTCATTCGGCGGCCGACGCACACCACCAGCATCGCGGCACGCCGCGCCCTGGGCGACCGGACCAACCTGTCGGTGACGGCCGTGCGTATCGGAGAGCGCGAGGATCGTGACTTCTCGTCCTTCCCGGCCGCGCCCGTGACCCTCGATGCGGTTGTGTTGCTCGATGTAGCCACCGAGATCCGTCTCTCGCTGCCGGGTGTCGCCTCGTCACGCCTGCTGCTGCGCGCCGAGAACCTCTTGGATCGCCGCTACGAGCAAGTGGCCGGTTTCGCATCGCCGGGCCGCGTGTTCTTCGCGGGCCTTAGATTGGAGCGGTGA